A region from the Cannabis sativa cultivar Pink pepper isolate KNU-18-1 chromosome 9, ASM2916894v1, whole genome shotgun sequence genome encodes:
- the LOC133031055 gene encoding transmembrane 9 superfamily member 3-like translates to MCYLPQMALAGIFPFSAICVELSSVVYSLWGYENYTQYKFLFVTFILLLIITALINVGLICCKIVSKDHKWWWRSFVYGGSIGLYVYGFCIHYLLYKRSDMSGSLQLSFFLGYMACICYALFLMFGSVGFLASYLFLRQIYHSLHYSKT, encoded by the exons ATGTGTTATCTTCCTCAGATGGCATTGGCTGGGATATTTCCTTTTAGTGCGATTTGCGTTGAGCTTTCGTCTGTGGTTTATAGCTTGTGGGGTTATGAGAATTACACTCAGTACAAGTTTCTGTTTGTAACCTTCATTCTTCTTCTAATCATCACTGCTTTAATCAATGTGGGCTTGATTTGTTGCAAGATTGTTTCTAAAGATCACAAATGGTGGTGGAG GTCATTTGTGTATGGTGGATCAATTGGATTGTATGTTTATGGGTTTTGCATACATTACTTATTGTATAAGAGATCAGATATGTCAGGTTCCTTACAACTCTCATTCTTCTTAGGATACATGGCTTGCATTTGCTATGCCCTTTTCTTGATGTTTGGTAGTGTTGGTTTCTTAGCCTCTTATCTCTTTCTTCGCCAAATTTACCATTCTCTTCATTACTCAAAAACTTGA